One Stenotrophomonas maltophilia DNA window includes the following coding sequences:
- a CDS encoding NAD(P)-dependent oxidoreductase, which translates to MKIALVGSTGNIGRQIARHALARGHELTVIVRSAQDLPAELAGAHPVIASLDDPDALVAAIAGHDVLASAYGPRPGDDTGRVGEVAAQLAAAARKAGVPRLVVVGGAGSLEVAPGVQLVDTPTFPEAYKPYALAHREAFNRLQAVDDLDWTFFSPAAEIGPGEERGQYRVQAKAFLADASGHSRISYADYGAAFVAELEAHQYPKQIITAAY; encoded by the coding sequence ATGAAGATCGCCCTCGTTGGTTCCACCGGCAACATCGGCCGCCAGATCGCCCGCCACGCGCTGGCCCGCGGCCACGAACTCACCGTCATCGTGCGCAGCGCACAGGACCTTCCGGCTGAACTGGCCGGTGCCCATCCGGTGATCGCCTCGCTGGATGACCCGGATGCGCTGGTCGCCGCCATCGCCGGCCACGACGTACTGGCCAGCGCCTACGGCCCGCGCCCGGGCGATGACACCGGCCGCGTCGGCGAGGTCGCCGCGCAGCTGGCCGCCGCCGCACGCAAGGCTGGTGTGCCGCGCCTGGTGGTGGTCGGTGGCGCCGGCAGCCTGGAAGTCGCGCCCGGCGTGCAGCTGGTCGATACCCCCACCTTCCCGGAGGCCTACAAGCCGTACGCACTGGCCCACCGTGAGGCGTTCAACCGCCTGCAGGCGGTGGATGACCTGGACTGGACCTTCTTCTCGCCAGCCGCCGAAATCGGCCCGGGCGAAGAGCGCGGCCAGTACCGCGTGCAGGCCAAGGCTTTCCTCGCCGACGCCAGCGGCCACAGCCGCATCAGCTACGCCGACTACGGCGCCGCTTTCGTCGCAGAGCTGGAGGCGCACCAGTACCCGAAGCAGATCATCACCGCGGCGTACTGA
- a CDS encoding LysR family transcriptional regulator — translation MDRLTAMTVFVEVAERGSLTAAAEVLDMSRAMVSRYLAEVEGWLGARLLHRTTRRISLTGPGEAALARFRQMLAIGEELQGELASDDPEPHGTLRVTASVSFGQSHLARAVAGFVARHPAARIELLLVDRTVNLVEERVDLAVRIARQIDPSLIARRLATCRSVLCATPSYLQARGTPTAPEHLAAHNCLTHHYVGKSLWQLHRDGRSLSVAVGGNISANEASLLLEAVRAGAGIAMLPTYQVAPLLRSGELIELLPEFSLDELGIHAVYASRRQQPAIMRRFLDFLGECFASPAFQDLDWRPPGKENT, via the coding sequence ATGGACCGATTGACCGCCATGACCGTGTTCGTCGAGGTCGCCGAGCGCGGCAGCCTCACCGCCGCTGCCGAAGTGCTGGACATGTCACGGGCGATGGTCAGCCGCTACCTGGCAGAGGTCGAGGGCTGGCTGGGTGCGCGCCTGCTGCACCGGACCACGCGTCGGATCAGCCTGACCGGCCCCGGTGAGGCCGCGCTGGCGCGCTTCCGGCAGATGCTGGCGATCGGCGAAGAACTGCAGGGCGAGCTGGCCAGTGATGATCCCGAGCCGCACGGCACGCTGCGGGTGACCGCCAGCGTCTCGTTCGGGCAGAGTCACCTGGCACGGGCCGTGGCCGGCTTCGTTGCGCGCCATCCGGCGGCACGCATCGAGCTGCTGCTGGTCGACCGCACGGTGAACCTGGTGGAGGAGCGGGTGGACCTGGCCGTGCGTATCGCGCGCCAGATCGACCCCAGCCTGATCGCACGGCGACTGGCCACCTGCCGCTCGGTGCTGTGCGCGACGCCGTCCTACCTGCAGGCGCGTGGCACGCCGACCGCGCCGGAGCATCTGGCCGCGCACAACTGCCTGACCCACCATTACGTCGGCAAGAGCCTGTGGCAGCTGCACCGCGATGGGCGTTCGCTGTCGGTGGCGGTGGGCGGCAACATCAGCGCCAACGAGGCCTCGCTGCTGCTGGAGGCGGTGCGCGCCGGCGCCGGCATCGCCATGCTGCCGACCTACCAGGTGGCGCCGCTGCTGCGCAGTGGTGAGCTGATCGAACTGCTGCCCGAATTCAGTCTGGACGAACTCGGCATTCATGCCGTGTACGCATCACGGCGCCAGCAGCCCGCTATCATGCGGCGATTCCTGGATTTCCTGGGCGAGTGTTTCGCCAGCCCGGCCTTCCAGGATCTGGATTGGCGCCCACCGGGCAAGGAGAACACATGA
- a CDS encoding class I SAM-dependent methyltransferase, with protein sequence MNHGQALIDHNRAAWDRQASEVREWSRPVESSTIAAAREGRWQVHLTPRALPLDWMGDVRGRRILCLASGGGQQAPVLAAAGADVTVFDLSDGQLEQDRRVAARDGLQLRTVQGDMRDLHVFANDSFDVVFHPISNLYVPDVRPVWTECRRVLARDGMLMASFYNPVLFVGARDPQLDAQGLIRPQYAIPYSDLEDLPSAEREAKLARGDALTFGHSLTELIGGQLDAGFVIDRFMEDWQPQPRFLIDRYLPTFLATRARRIG encoded by the coding sequence ATGAACCATGGACAGGCCTTGATCGACCACAACCGTGCTGCCTGGGACCGCCAGGCCAGCGAAGTGCGCGAATGGTCGCGCCCGGTGGAAAGCTCAACGATTGCCGCCGCGCGCGAAGGCCGCTGGCAGGTGCACCTGACGCCCCGCGCGCTGCCGCTGGACTGGATGGGTGATGTGCGCGGCCGTCGCATCCTGTGCCTGGCCTCGGGCGGTGGCCAGCAGGCACCGGTGCTGGCCGCTGCGGGCGCTGACGTCACCGTGTTCGACTTGTCCGACGGGCAGCTGGAACAGGACCGCAGGGTCGCTGCGCGCGATGGCCTGCAGCTGCGCACCGTGCAGGGTGACATGCGCGATCTGCACGTATTCGCCAACGACAGTTTCGATGTGGTGTTCCACCCGATCTCGAACCTGTATGTGCCTGATGTGCGCCCGGTGTGGACCGAATGCCGCCGCGTGCTGGCACGCGATGGCATGCTGATGGCCAGCTTCTACAACCCGGTGCTGTTCGTTGGTGCGCGCGATCCGCAGCTGGATGCACAGGGCCTGATCCGGCCGCAGTACGCCATTCCCTATTCGGACCTGGAAGACCTGCCGTCGGCCGAGCGCGAGGCGAAGCTGGCACGGGGCGACGCACTGACCTTCGGCCACAGCCTGACCGAACTGATCGGGGGTCAGCTCGATGCCGGCTTCGTCATCGATCGCTTCATGGAAGACTGGCAGCCGCAGCCGCGCTTCCTGATCGACCGCTATCTGCCCACCTTCCTGGCGACCCGCGCACGCCGGATCGGCTGA
- the gph gene encoding phosphoglycolate phosphatase (PGP is an essential enzyme in the glycolate salvage pathway in higher organisms (photorespiration in plants). Phosphoglycolate results from the oxidase activity of RubisCO in the Calvin cycle when concentrations of carbon dioxide are low relative to oxygen. This enzyme is a member of the Haloacid Dehalogenase (HAD) superfamily of aspartate-nucleophile hydrolase enzymes (PF00702).) yields the protein MSYPYPLVVFDLDGTLVDSAADIAEALNRTLEDIGVARVPEATVLGWIGDGVRRLVEQAVHAAGREVDLAEVMPVFMVHYRDCLLRSPRLFDGVGEALAQLRARNVPLAICTNKPEALVPPLLQHLGIGDAFALVLGGDSLPQRKPSGEPLRHIAAHFGLPVDACLMVGDSLTDYRAAEDAGMPIALVRYGYPRGLDLATAHAVAVIDDLRELPGLAAGR from the coding sequence TTGTCGTATCCCTATCCGCTGGTCGTGTTCGACCTCGATGGCACGCTGGTCGACAGCGCCGCCGATATCGCCGAAGCACTGAACCGCACGCTGGAGGACATCGGCGTGGCACGCGTGCCGGAAGCCACGGTGCTGGGCTGGATCGGCGACGGTGTGCGCCGCCTGGTCGAACAGGCCGTGCATGCCGCTGGTCGTGAGGTCGACCTGGCCGAAGTGATGCCGGTATTCATGGTGCACTATCGCGATTGCCTGCTGCGCAGCCCGCGTCTGTTCGATGGCGTGGGTGAAGCGCTGGCGCAACTGCGTGCACGCAACGTGCCGCTGGCGATCTGTACCAACAAGCCCGAAGCGCTGGTGCCGCCGCTGCTGCAGCACCTGGGCATCGGTGATGCGTTCGCGCTGGTGCTGGGCGGCGACTCGCTGCCACAGCGCAAGCCCAGCGGTGAGCCGCTGCGGCACATCGCCGCGCACTTCGGGCTGCCGGTGGACGCCTGCCTGATGGTGGGCGATTCGTTGACCGACTACCGCGCCGCCGAAGATGCAGGGATGCCGATCGCGCTGGTGCGTTACGGCTACCCGCGCGGCCTGGACCTGGCCACCGCGCATGCGGTGGCGGTGATCGACGACCTGCGTGAACTTCCGGGGTTGGCCGCCGGCCGGTAA
- the btuB gene encoding TonB-dependent vitamin B12 receptor, translated as MKLQSRMLSLAVLAALPALAQAADDTTALDQILVTATRTPIALQDSIAPAQVIDRAQIESSQATSLQELLRGRAGINLTHSGGLGKQSSLFLRGTNSGHTVVLVDGVRINSADLGLAMYQDLPLAQIERVEIVRGPQSSLYGADAIGGVIQIFTRRNQGDFAPHFQLGGGSNGLREASGGIGGGTERGWFGADIAYQHSDGIDACRGSATLFTGCFADEPDRDGYRNLSKSLRGGYTFNGQWNVEGSALRADGKNHYDGYYNYSETRQQVLAGKVRYTPSERLAFTANVGRSDNESDNFGAPGVFGSAQTHRDSASLQGDITLAEGQLLSTGVDWSEDNLDGSSAGYLVDSRRNTGVFVQYQGRFGRHQLQVSARNDDNQQFGNHATGSVGWAMELGHGLRVNASYGTAFKAPTFSDLYDPWSGVPTLNPEKSKSANLGVSQQGQGWHWGLDVYETRIDDLITYDASTMKMQQVEKARIRGAELTGGVLLAGFDINAQLSYTDPRNRTHGSTQFDNWLPRRAQQTARLDIDRRFGDFRAGLTVQGAGKRYDDAANAVKVGGYGTLDLRAEYALTSEWSLLARAANVFDRRYETVAWFNQPGREYQLSVRYQPK; from the coding sequence ATGAAGCTGCAGTCCCGAATGCTGTCCCTGGCCGTGCTGGCCGCCCTGCCCGCGCTGGCCCAGGCCGCCGATGACACCACCGCGCTCGACCAGATCCTGGTCACCGCCACCCGCACCCCCATCGCCCTGCAGGACAGCATCGCGCCGGCGCAGGTGATCGACCGCGCGCAGATCGAATCCAGCCAGGCCACGTCGCTGCAGGAACTGCTGCGCGGCCGTGCCGGCATCAACCTGACCCACTCCGGCGGCCTCGGCAAGCAGAGCTCGCTGTTCCTGCGTGGCACCAACTCGGGCCACACCGTGGTGCTGGTCGATGGCGTGCGCATCAACAGTGCCGACCTCGGCCTGGCCATGTACCAGGACCTGCCGCTGGCGCAGATCGAACGCGTGGAAATCGTGCGCGGCCCGCAGTCCAGCCTGTACGGCGCCGACGCCATCGGTGGCGTGATCCAGATCTTCACCCGCCGCAACCAGGGCGATTTCGCCCCGCACTTCCAGCTCGGTGGTGGCAGCAACGGGCTGCGTGAAGCCAGCGGCGGCATCGGTGGTGGCACCGAACGCGGCTGGTTCGGCGCCGACATCGCCTACCAGCATTCCGACGGCATCGATGCCTGCCGTGGCTCGGCGACGCTGTTCACCGGCTGCTTCGCCGACGAACCCGACCGCGATGGCTACCGCAACCTGTCCAAGAGCCTGCGTGGCGGCTACACCTTCAACGGCCAGTGGAACGTGGAAGGCAGCGCGCTGCGCGCCGACGGCAAGAACCACTACGACGGTTACTACAACTACTCCGAAACCCGCCAGCAGGTGCTGGCCGGCAAGGTGCGCTACACCCCGTCCGAACGCCTGGCATTCACCGCCAATGTCGGCCGCAGCGACAACGAGTCGGACAACTTCGGCGCACCGGGTGTCTTCGGCAGTGCACAGACCCATCGCGACAGCGCCTCGCTGCAGGGTGACATCACGCTGGCCGAGGGTCAGCTGCTGAGCACCGGCGTGGACTGGAGCGAAGACAACCTGGACGGCAGCAGCGCCGGATATCTGGTCGACAGCCGCCGCAACACCGGCGTGTTCGTGCAGTACCAGGGCCGCTTCGGCCGCCATCAGCTGCAGGTCAGCGCACGCAACGACGACAACCAGCAGTTCGGCAATCACGCCACCGGCAGCGTTGGCTGGGCCATGGAGCTGGGCCACGGCCTGCGCGTCAATGCCAGCTACGGCACGGCGTTCAAGGCACCGACCTTCAGCGACCTGTACGACCCGTGGAGCGGCGTGCCGACGTTGAACCCGGAGAAGTCCAAGAGCGCCAACCTCGGTGTTTCGCAGCAGGGCCAGGGCTGGCACTGGGGCCTGGACGTCTACGAGACCCGCATCGATGACCTGATCACCTACGATGCGTCCACGATGAAAATGCAGCAGGTGGAGAAGGCGCGCATCCGTGGTGCCGAGCTGACCGGTGGCGTGCTGCTGGCCGGCTTCGACATCAATGCGCAGCTGAGCTACACCGACCCGCGCAACCGCACCCATGGCAGCACCCAGTTCGACAACTGGCTGCCGCGCCGCGCGCAGCAGACCGCGCGCCTGGACATTGATCGCCGCTTCGGTGATTTCCGCGCCGGCCTGACCGTGCAGGGTGCGGGCAAGCGCTATGACGATGCCGCCAACGCAGTGAAGGTCGGCGGCTACGGCACGCTGGACCTGCGCGCCGAGTACGCGCTGACGTCGGAGTGGTCGCTGCTGGCGCGTGCCGCCAACGTGTTCGACCGCCGCTACGAGACGGTGGCATGGTTCAACCAGCCCGGCCGCGAGTACCAGTTGAGCGTGCGTTACCAGCCGAAGTGA
- a CDS encoding histidine phosphatase family protein: MILDLVRHAGNGRDEFLDGRNDPPQLPRLPQELVDAYAAQPWERVISSPRLRSLHTAMALATPRGLDVEADEEWEELDFGDWDGQSLFDLPEDALAAFHADPHAFPPPNGESWGHFERRIARALDRLLDEDDPVPTLVVSHGGPLRMVLSQVCGLPMSLCWALRIDHGTRLRVRLERGEVGLVGELLELQQP, from the coding sequence ATGATCCTCGACCTGGTCCGCCATGCCGGCAACGGTCGCGATGAGTTCCTCGATGGCCGCAACGATCCACCGCAGCTGCCCCGCCTGCCGCAGGAACTGGTCGACGCCTACGCCGCGCAGCCCTGGGAGCGGGTGATCAGTTCGCCACGGCTGCGCTCGCTGCACACGGCGATGGCCCTGGCCACCCCGCGTGGGCTGGACGTGGAAGCGGACGAGGAATGGGAAGAGCTGGATTTCGGCGATTGGGACGGGCAGTCGCTGTTCGACCTGCCGGAGGATGCACTGGCGGCCTTCCACGCCGATCCGCATGCATTCCCGCCGCCCAACGGCGAAAGCTGGGGCCACTTTGAACGGCGCATCGCGCGCGCGCTCGATCGCCTGCTCGATGAGGACGATCCGGTGCCGACGCTGGTGGTCAGCCATGGTGGCCCGCTGCGCATGGTGCTGTCGCAGGTCTGCGGCCTGCCAATGTCGTTGTGCTGGGCCCTGCGCATCGACCACGGCACCCGCCTGCGGGTGCGGCTGGAACGCGGTGAGGTAGGTCTGGTGGGCGAGCTGCTGGAGCTGCAGCAGCCCTGA
- a CDS encoding TfoX/Sxy family protein: MSAPKLRNIGPKSAAWLRQVGLRSREDLVAIGAVGAFVKVRRAGFKPSLNLLYSLEGALLDRHWQELSEPQREALVQDYEARIAAHPLKAAGPASGPVHEQRFDADDDAEDSVAERADED, encoded by the coding sequence ATGAGCGCACCGAAGCTGCGCAACATCGGCCCCAAGAGTGCGGCGTGGCTGCGCCAGGTCGGCCTGCGCAGCCGCGAAGACCTGGTTGCGATCGGTGCCGTGGGCGCCTTCGTCAAGGTCAGGCGCGCGGGCTTCAAACCCAGCCTGAACCTGTTGTACTCGCTGGAAGGCGCACTGCTGGACCGCCACTGGCAGGAACTGAGCGAGCCGCAGCGTGAGGCGCTGGTGCAGGATTACGAAGCGCGCATCGCCGCGCATCCGCTGAAGGCAGCCGGCCCCGCGTCGGGCCCGGTGCATGAGCAGCGCTTTGATGCTGACGACGACGCTGAGGACAGCGTGGCCGAGCGCGCGGACGAGGATTGA
- a CDS encoding GAF domain-containing protein, which translates to MFANASLTGSKPEQYAQLLEQARGLVYAESDRIANAANLSALVYHALPDLNWVGFYLYDGKELVVGPFQGLPACVRIPLDKGVCGAAASQRVTQRVDDVDAFPGHIACDSASRSELVVPLLRGDELIGVFDIDSPKVGRFDADDQAGLEAIARVFVEALG; encoded by the coding sequence ATGTTCGCCAATGCCTCGCTCACCGGCAGCAAGCCGGAACAATACGCCCAGCTGCTGGAACAGGCCCGTGGCCTGGTCTACGCCGAGTCCGACCGCATCGCCAACGCGGCCAACCTCTCCGCACTGGTCTACCACGCCCTGCCCGACCTGAACTGGGTGGGCTTCTACCTGTACGACGGCAAAGAGCTGGTGGTCGGACCGTTCCAGGGCCTGCCGGCCTGCGTGCGCATCCCCCTGGACAAGGGCGTGTGCGGTGCCGCCGCCAGCCAGCGCGTGACCCAGCGCGTGGACGACGTCGATGCCTTCCCCGGCCATATCGCCTGCGATTCGGCCTCGCGTTCGGAACTGGTGGTGCCGCTGCTGCGCGGCGATGAACTGATCGGCGTATTCGACATCGACAGCCCGAAGGTCGGCCGCTTCGATGCCGATGACCAGGCCGGCCTGGAAGCCATCGCCCGCGTGTTCGTCGAGGCGCTGGGATGA
- the bioD gene encoding dethiobiotin synthase — translation MLLPATLPPALFVTGTDTEIGKTAASTALLHALRRRGLRAVGMKPVASGSEDLGQGLRNEDALALQAASWPVPDYADLNPYALRQPLAPELAAAEDGVQVELAPIVAAFERLRAQADVVVVEGVGGWLAPVSATLDQLDLVRALRLPVLLVVGMRLGCVNHARLTAQSLQASGVECLGWIGNHIDPAMQRQDENIATLQQRLPMPCWGRLPHLPGANGEALSAHLLE, via the coding sequence ATGCTGTTGCCTGCCACGCTGCCGCCTGCCCTGTTCGTCACCGGCACCGATACCGAGATCGGCAAGACCGCAGCCAGCACTGCGCTGCTGCATGCGCTGCGCCGGCGCGGCCTGCGCGCGGTCGGAATGAAGCCGGTGGCCAGTGGCAGTGAGGATCTGGGGCAGGGCCTGCGCAACGAGGACGCGCTGGCGCTGCAGGCAGCCAGTTGGCCGGTGCCGGACTATGCCGACCTGAACCCGTACGCGCTGCGGCAACCGCTGGCGCCGGAGCTGGCCGCTGCCGAGGATGGCGTGCAGGTGGAGCTGGCGCCGATCGTGGCTGCCTTCGAGCGTCTGCGTGCGCAGGCCGATGTCGTGGTGGTGGAGGGTGTTGGCGGTTGGCTGGCGCCGGTTTCGGCCACGCTGGACCAGCTGGACCTGGTACGTGCACTGCGGCTGCCGGTGCTGCTGGTGGTGGGCATGCGGCTGGGCTGCGTCAACCACGCGCGGCTGACTGCGCAGTCGCTGCAGGCCAGCGGCGTGGAGTGCCTGGGCTGGATCGGCAACCACATCGACCCGGCGATGCAGCGGCAGGATGAGAACATCGCGACGTTGCAGCAGCGCCTGCCGATGCCGTGCTGGGGGCGGCTGCCGCATCTGCCGGGTGCGAATGGCGAAGCGCTGTCGGCGCATCTGCTTGAGTGA
- a CDS encoding PLP-dependent aminotransferase family protein, with translation MDTDDQSAMIPPRYQRLSDELAEAIHGGRLPVGSRLPSLRQMASQRRLSLNTVIAAYRQLEDAGLVIPRPKAGFEVAPRLSVPERSLRDTPSAPTAPLQQVLMARVLEAQRRPGVIDLAFAGPRGRQFYPGAQLARHTAQVLRHGQQTVETYARPNGSPRLLAQIVRRGPRMGLHTHSERLLLTHGAMEALQLALRAVTQPGDAVGIEAPSYFNLYPLLANLGLQAIELPTHPQHGLDVDALESMLEHTPLAALVVMPTVHNPLGCTMPTPAKQRLAELVNARQLPLIEDAVYAELQFCEPPAPLLKAFDRDGWVMVVGGFSKTLAPDYRIGWLDGGRFAERIALLKFQSTGGEPQLLGDAVAAYLEAGSYEHHLHRMRRLYREQVGRLRQLVAEHFPAGTRATEPQGGFLLWLELPGVDTRELFERALQEDIVFMPGQVYSRGARYRHCLRLSCCQTLDARFIGAVERLGGIARELAAAAR, from the coding sequence ATGGATACAGATGACCAGAGCGCGATGATCCCACCCCGCTACCAACGGCTGTCCGACGAACTGGCCGAGGCCATTCACGGCGGTCGCCTTCCGGTTGGCAGCCGCCTGCCCTCGCTGCGGCAGATGGCCTCACAACGCAGGCTCAGCCTCAACACGGTGATTGCCGCCTATCGCCAGCTGGAGGACGCCGGCCTGGTCATTCCGCGGCCCAAGGCCGGCTTCGAGGTCGCGCCGCGGCTGTCGGTGCCGGAACGTTCGCTGCGCGACACCCCGTCCGCGCCCACCGCGCCGCTGCAGCAGGTGCTCATGGCCCGCGTGCTGGAAGCACAGCGCCGCCCCGGTGTGATCGACCTGGCCTTTGCCGGTCCGCGTGGACGCCAGTTCTATCCCGGCGCGCAGCTGGCCCGGCATACCGCGCAGGTGCTGCGCCACGGCCAGCAGACGGTGGAGACCTATGCACGACCCAACGGTTCGCCGCGGCTGCTGGCGCAGATCGTGCGGCGTGGGCCACGCATGGGCCTGCATACCCACAGCGAACGCCTGCTGCTGACCCACGGCGCGATGGAAGCCCTGCAGCTGGCCTTGCGTGCAGTGACCCAGCCCGGCGACGCGGTAGGCATCGAGGCGCCGTCCTACTTCAACCTGTACCCATTGCTGGCCAACCTCGGCCTGCAGGCCATCGAACTGCCCACCCACCCGCAGCACGGCCTGGATGTCGATGCACTGGAATCGATGCTGGAGCACACGCCGCTGGCCGCACTGGTGGTGATGCCGACCGTGCACAACCCGCTGGGCTGCACCATGCCGACACCCGCCAAACAACGCCTGGCCGAACTGGTCAACGCGCGCCAGCTGCCGCTGATCGAAGACGCGGTGTACGCAGAACTGCAGTTCTGCGAGCCGCCGGCACCGCTGCTGAAGGCGTTTGATCGCGACGGCTGGGTGATGGTGGTCGGTGGTTTCTCCAAGACGCTGGCACCGGATTACCGCATCGGCTGGCTGGATGGCGGCCGCTTCGCCGAGCGCATCGCGCTGCTGAAATTCCAGTCCACCGGTGGCGAACCGCAGCTGCTGGGCGACGCGGTGGCGGCGTATCTGGAAGCGGGCAGCTACGAGCACCATCTGCACCGCATGCGCCGGCTGTACCGCGAGCAGGTCGGGCGGCTGCGCCAGCTGGTGGCCGAACACTTCCCGGCCGGCACCCGTGCCACCGAGCCGCAGGGCGGATTCCTGCTGTGGCTGGAACTGCCGGGCGTGGACACGCGCGAGCTGTTCGAGCGTGCACTGCAGGAGGACATCGTGTTCATGCCCGGCCAGGTGTATTCGCGCGGCGCTCGCTACCGCCACTGCCTGCGGTTGTCGTGCTGCCAGACGCTGGATGCGCGCTTCATCGGCGCGGTGGAGCGACTGGGTGGGATCGCGAGGGAGCTGGCGGCTGCAGCACGGTAG
- the msrA gene encoding peptide-methionine (S)-S-oxide reductase MsrA, which produces MKLSFEQGIAAGVAGLVATALITGVLLVDHSAVAAPVEASAQVKTLPAPSGDATFRDDATHASVVFAGGCFWGVQGVFQHVKGVSNAVSGYIGGSAANARYERVSSGQTGHAEAVKIDYDPRQVSYGQLMQVFFSVVHDPTQLNRQGPDHGSQYRSAIFSDDARQQAASRAYIAQLGQAGSYRAPIVTQLVSGQRFYPAESYHQNYMTNYPQAAYIRYYDAPKLAALGKQFPALYRREAVLVPMR; this is translated from the coding sequence ATGAAACTCTCCTTTGAACAAGGCATCGCCGCCGGTGTTGCAGGTCTGGTGGCCACGGCACTCATCACCGGCGTGCTGCTGGTCGACCACAGCGCGGTCGCGGCACCGGTCGAGGCCAGCGCGCAGGTCAAGACGCTACCGGCGCCCAGCGGCGACGCCACGTTCCGCGATGACGCCACCCATGCCAGCGTGGTGTTCGCCGGTGGTTGCTTCTGGGGCGTGCAGGGCGTGTTCCAGCACGTCAAGGGCGTGAGCAATGCAGTGTCCGGCTACATCGGTGGCAGCGCTGCCAATGCCCGCTATGAGCGGGTCAGCAGCGGCCAGACCGGTCATGCCGAGGCGGTGAAGATCGACTACGACCCGCGTCAGGTCAGCTACGGGCAACTGATGCAGGTGTTCTTCTCGGTGGTGCACGACCCGACCCAGCTCAATCGGCAGGGTCCGGACCACGGCAGCCAGTATCGATCGGCGATCTTCAGTGACGACGCGCGCCAGCAGGCTGCCAGCCGCGCCTACATCGCCCAGCTCGGCCAGGCCGGCAGCTACCGCGCGCCGATCGTCACCCAGCTGGTCAGCGGCCAGCGCTTCTACCCGGCCGAGAGCTACCACCAGAACTACATGACCAACTACCCGCAGGCGGCCTACATCCGCTACTACGACGCACCGAAGCTGGCCGCGCTGGGCAAGCAGTTCCCGGCGCTGTACCGGCGCGAGGCGGTGCTGGTGCCGATGCGCTGA